The region GGGGGGAACATTGCTTTTCTCATAGAAACACTTTTACAGCATTTGTAACAAAGACCAAAAGTTGTAATTATTCAGTGTGGTGTCAGCAGGCGTGTCTGCAGTGTTCtaacacttatttttctttcttaacctATTGACCAGTTcacttaaaatatgaaatttttggggtttgttgtttttaattgaaattatcTATagagaaacagtttaaaatatttttctttgtatgacCAGTTCACTGTAAAATTATCATTATATTTTAGCTGCCATTAGATAGTATAgagaaacatatatttttattttttaaaaaaaaaatttctcttaaaTAATAGTTAATTATCTGGTAGGTACATAGATTTCAAGCATTCAAGGACTAGTTTTTATAGAAAACtgtcatcttttctgaaaaattaccCAAAAAATTAAACTGGTATCTCATTACTTGGTATGTATATATAGGCAGATCAGCTGTTTAATTTGTGTGGATGGGCAAATTGGTTTGTTCTTAATATAGTGTAAATGACCTCTATGATTtagaaaaaatgcatcttccAAATTACTTTCTGACTGCTACTTGAATTCTTTCTGGCTTCTTTGTGCCTCAATATGCTTTGTGTAGCGTTTGCACAAGTGTGATGTCATCTTTACtgtttgaaatagaaaatgtattattgtgtgaatgtttaaaataagaattgaaaacaagtgatgaaaaaatctgttaatCAAAAATTGAGTTGTGCCTGTCTTCTCAACtgtggcttggtttttttggtaCTTGTGAACTACGCAATCAGAATCGGCCAAGTCAGAACAGATAGTAAATGTTGAAGCTGTTCACTATAGGATTGTGTAAAATGGATGACTTCTTTTGGGGTTGCCTAGGAAACTTTGTTGCTTGAGTGCTGTTCAGAAATGATGCAAGCAAGGGTTAGTTTGAAGTTAGGTATATTTCTGTTTGGCAGTAGCTTAGTGCACTGACTTTTGAATCCCAGAGAGATTGCTGCGGCTAAGGCAAGGCTTCTGGTTTAATGTAGTCTTTCTATTGAAAAGGCCTTTTCATTTCTTGGGTCTTTAAATCAGAATAGATAGCAAAAGCTCAACTTGTAGTTCAGCAGGAGCTTGATACCGAGTGTCTAAAGTagtcattttccttttgatttcaggCAGGAGCAGGACTTATAGCAGTAGTACTCATTAACTTAGTTGTACATGTTTTGAGATTTGGACTTGAAGGGAATGAATTTTCACCGACATCTTTCAAATTCTGTCATGTGGGCAGCTAGTGGAATTTGAATGCCTGTAGGTAGTGTCTAGAGTGTCAACTTCCTATAATCCATTCCACCAAGTTAAAAGATGAATCTTTTTCAAGATACCTTTTTAGTCCTCAAATATCTTAATTGTAGGTGCAAATATTGGGGAAATTCTCCTGGACTTCTTCAGCTCTTTTGATAAATGAGAGAGACGGGGAACTGGAACTAGTAATGCATCAATaaaagtttgaatttttttctcccaatcaaaatgtagtctttttttaatgttgggtCAGTGTGTATCAGTTTCAAAATTACAtgagtttcattttaaacttcCCTACCAGCCTTGAgttgtgtgctgctgctgattaACCACTATCTGTAAATTCTGTCTCTGTTTGGCTGTTGACATTCTGTATTGTATTAGACTCGCATGTGTGCTCAGTTTTATAAATTGAAATGCTACAGAACAAGAATTGTGCTAAAACAATGTATAGGCTGCTCTAATGGGATAATTAATTAAGGCTGCTCTAATGGgataattaatttcctttctgtaaacTGCTAACAGTTTGCTTGCTGTAGAAAAGTACCCTGTAAGACATgataatcttatttttatagAGTCACTGATAGTGTAACATTTTATCAGGTTATCTCATTAATTTGTTTGCGTCAAAGTGGGAGAGATGGGGTTTTCTTCCGTAAGAAACTTGAaagtttgaattaaaatttgaaattcttGTAGGCTTTTAATCTGTGCTTTGTATGAATTCTCATCATCTCAGTAACAGTATTTTGCACTGTCACAGATAGTATTTTACACTTTGTCATAAAATGGTCTTCAGTGTTGTGCACTCTGGGATGTCATCTAATGGCACATATAACCCTCTCCCCTAAGCGAGAATGCGTGCTCCCTACAGCACGGTGTGCTAGTCTGCAGTTGTCGCAGTGCTTTTCAATACAAAGTCGACACACCGCACCGTACTGCTCTTTCCTCGCCGGTGCCTGGCGTTCTCCGTTTTATCTGTGTTTATAACCCGGGGTTAACGGCCGCGGGCTCTCTCCCCTCCCGcgccgcgcggggcggggcggaggtgccccccccccaccccccgccgaGCGGCGCCGGAAGGGCGGGCGGAAGGGGCGGGCACGCCGCGGCTGACAAGATGGTGGCCACCAggagggcggcggcgcggcgcagggAGCAGGGGGCGCGGGCCgagggaggcggcggcagccccTCCGGACCCGAGCCCGCCGACGCGGCGGAGGTGAGAGGagccgggagcggggggggggggcgcgggcaGCCGGACGCCACCCGCCGTGCGGGGCGGCGCCGCCGCGGCAGCCATCTTCACGCGCACACGCGGCCTCGCCACGGGAGCCCCGGTGTCTGCAGCAGGCGGGCGGTGGAGCCGGCCGGCTCCGTGGGGCTCGGCGGTGGCGGCTGCGTAGCCTGGACTGGGGGTAGCGAGCGGCGGCGGGGTAGGGGCAGCAGCGTGCCCGCCTGCCGCGCCTCCCCGCCTGTGCCGCAGCGGCGCCCTTCCGCAGCCGGCCCTGCGGGGCGCTGCCGGGCTGGCCCTGCCACCGCCCTCCCTTGTCGGGGCTTGCCGCCGTTGTAGGTTGTTAGACCACTTAACGTTGCGAGTTAAAGGttagggtattttttttttttttctttgcactgcAGTTATTTTAGCGTTTCTCTGTGGCTTTTCCACTAGACATGCAAACGCTTGCGTAAATACTGATCGTTTAGGTAGCGTGGTTTATGTTGATCCAACCTTGTTCTGTTTTGGGAGGATCCTGCTGTTGCAGAGtgttttttcttgccaaaatTTTGAATGGCCTTCCAGGTAACTTACAAGCATCGTTAAAGAAGGAGCTTATACCTACCGTTGCAGTTGCTGTGAGGCCAGTCTGTTCCTAAAACTGCTAAAATTGGTTATGGAAACCATTTTGGGGCACATCCTGCCAGTTGCTAGGCTTCAGTGTTTTATACTTGAGCAAATCTTTGAATGTTTCTGAACATCAGTTCTGGATTTGCTTCCCATGACAGCTTGCCAGAACTTTTTAGAGTTAGAAGatatttgtttgtatttcttaatgtttgtttatatttcttagtggatgtgtgtgtttcttctcctgccttGCCCAAAAGACAGTAGACAAACTGATAAGCAAGGGATGGTTTGTTAACAGTTCTTCCACATAGATAGGGCTACGCAGAGACAAGTAATATGTTGTCTGCTTGAGTcgatttgtttaaaaagattgTTAGTGATTTGTATAGCATTTGTATACCATCCTTTTTATGGGTATGTCAAtagcatacttttttttactccttttctaGATGGTATCTGCTGAAGTTAGGACTCCTGTGTCTATGAGGATGACTAGAAGAAGAACTAAATCAATTCGTAAGCCAGAGGTAATTCAGGAATCTCAGTTGGAAGAGTCGGAACATGGAGAAACAAAGTCAGATGTCAGTGATAGCTTAGAGGTGCAAATTACTAGAAATGAGAACACAACTGTTCATTCAGCACAATCAGTTGCTGAACCACAAGCTGATGGGGATGTGTCAGAAACAGAATCAAACTGCTCTGCTGTGTCTGGTCTTCAGACACCTTTGTTTGTAAGAGTAACAAGACGACGACAAATTGTAGTTCCTTATCAACCAGATTCTCCTGACAAAAAAAGACATGACAAGAcagcttttttaaataagttaaGCAGGATTCTAGATGAAGATGATGTCTCTGAAGCTGAGTCTtgttcctctgctgtttctggTGTCCAGATGCCTAACGTTACCAGAACTCCAAGaagcaggcaaagcaaaaagaaattacagccAGATACAGTTCGTGAAGCCCAGAGTGAAGATATTTCTGATGCAGAGTCATGCTGCTTAAGTTCTCATATGGAACCGTCCATCACTACCAAACGAATTACTAGGAGCATGCAAATGAAATCACAAGCAGAAAATACTAAGCAGACTGAGAAAGGAAACCGAATTGTTTCAGAAGATGAGAATTTAATTGAGGACACCGTTAAATCTGAGCCAGTAGTAATTTCTGATTCTCGACCTGCTGCAGAACTTGTCTCTGACACAGAAGATGCTTCCTCTGTCACTGAGGATAAAAAAGAACCCAGTTCACCTAAAAGCAAATGTTCTTCCAAATCTGCCAATACAACCCAGAGCGAAGACGTGAAAGAAGAGGTTTTGAATGATGTGACACCCAGCAGTCTTACAAAAATGAAACGAAATTACACTGAATCacctgggaaaaaagcaataaaaaatacacagtctGTTGGGATAGATGATTCAGAGGAAGCATGTGGCCAAATACAAGAAGAACACAGTAAAATACTTGTGAGGGAGGGGAAATTAGAGCGTATGGATCTTTCTTTGACTGATTACATGAGTCCCAAACAATTTTTAGAATCCCAAGGACAAATAACAGCAAATGAAAGTAAAGAAATTCCAGAATGCAAAAGAGCAGATGCTGAGGCAGATGCACAGCAGTCTTCCACCCATGCTAATAAATTAAGAAAGGGTGAGCAAGCTAGTGCAGTGAGCAGCGCACAAAAGGACATAGCTGTTGCACAAAGAACTGATAGCGTTAGTAGATGCAGGATGCTTGAAATCGGTGTGGACAGTGGTGAAGATCAAACAGGAGAATATGCTGAATCTGTATCCCACAGCAGTGAAAGATCAAGCAGTGGAAACGATTCTGTTGCACTGTTTCTGAGCAAAGATGAAAGCGATGAGTCTGAAAATAGTGATGTGGCGGACATAGATACAGTTGAAGAGAATCTGTGTTACAGAGAGGCAGATGAGAGGGCTCCTTCCCTcaacaaatctttaaaaaacagttcaCTGCATGCTGAGGGGCTTTTTGTAATTGATACTGAGCCTGGCATGAGTTCCAGCCAAAAGTATTATCTAGATCAGGTAGACCAAGATAGTGACGCTGAAAGTAAGCATGAAGGAAGTGAAAAAGGTGAAGAATCCTCAGATCTGGAAGAGGCTGAAGAGGAATTGATAGATGAAGATGAgaaagatgaagatgatgatttgctgaaaaataagattGACATGTAAGTATCTTTCTGGCAATAACTAAAGAATCTGCGTTTCATTCAAGCATATGTATAGGATATGTACATTAAGTGCTAAATGACGTGGAATAAATGAGGGAGTAGTCTCATCACATAAGTCATATTGACGTGGAAAGTGGGGTTGCACAGATTATAAAACACAGATATAGTCCATAAAttgagggtttggggttttttcagttttgtacaTAGCAGAACAGAACTCTGAAGTATTTAGGCATCTGGAGGCTTTGTATGTGTTtggcttaaaaaacaaaatgtgaaactGGGTTAAACTGGTCAGGTTGACTTAATTGCTTATTCAGGTCACAGTTTTCTTAATTGTTGATTTTTTAGTTTGgatataaataacaaaaagtcCAGTAAATTCCTTACACATTGCCTAATTAGATGATGCTTTTTAATCCTAAACAGTCACATATACTTTTATGTTTTCAGTTCTTGTGCTGTGGGACGGTGACACTTCAAGTGAAATCAGCCcagcatagaatcatagaataatttaggttcGATGGGACCTCTTGAGCTCTTGTGGTCCAACTCCTGCTAAAATCCCTTTATATGCTTCATATGTTTAAAGCATAATGTTCTGTTTAGGTTGGATGAATAAGTCTTAATCTTCTAAAAACCTTCAGGTTAGCCAGAAGCCTTACAAAAACTTAGCCAAGCATTCAGTGTAAAGGCATTACAGAAGATTAGTCACAGTTTAATAGCAAGTTGTAAAGGGCTTGTATTAATAAGCATTCAAGCTACAATAAATATCTGTTGTACCTCTTTAAATATTACCATATTTCTCCATAATACTTTATAGCTTTTAAGCATTTTTGTCATCAAAAACGTGCTTTTGAGTCAGCCATCGTACATTGTTTGCGGATACATTCCTTTGGCTGCCTGaatgaagtaatgaaaaaaatgtgagacaTACTAGCTTTGAAAAGTTTAATAACGTTATTCCTAGTGCTGTTATACAGACAAGGACTTAAACATTCCCACGATGAATTCTATCTTCTTCATACTTTTCACTAAGAGTTGGCAATATTTTTACCACCCACATGTTTGtgcttttgtgggttttgtttctctttagcTAGCAAGCTTCTCAATGTATAGAAGAAGGATGCTGGTCATGAGTTCTTTTGGCAAGGTTAAACAAATTAAGAATTCAATTTTATAGAAGATGGTAATATCTAAGATGATAATACAGCATTAGAGTTAATATGAAAGATTTGTGGAAGTGATTCCACAGGTATTGTTCTTTAATAAACTCTCACTTCATATAatggcatgattttttttctcccttatctTCTGTCAGCTctaaattttgtatttcttctagATACTGAGACTTAAAATCATTGCAGAACTGAACCTAAGTgggaagaataagaaaaatatcttttctgtttatctttTGCAGAGGACAGTGGAAGGTTTAGCTGCATGCTTGTTACAATATTCTAATCATTAACTGTTTCTCTTTTAGTTTACATCTTTCCAGCAGCATAGACCCTGGTTTGAATATCAAGAAGCTTGGAGGTTTATATATTAGTTTTGATGCAAAAAACCAGAAGCCTAGATCGAGTGTAATTAAAcaactgaaggagaaaaagaaggatcaGGTAATGTGTTTACAATTATGCAGTCACCTATGACTACAGTAACAGGAAGATGTTAATTTAATAAGGTTGgtttacttgtttttaaagaagtatcCTGTTTTACGGTTTGCTGAGAACTTCCATTCTTTTTGGCCAAAGTGTGGATTTACGTTTGGTTTTAATGGtaagaatttaaatatatgtgacacttcagaaactgaaaagcagtgcAAGTACTAGCATTagcttgtaaaataaaacaaagttgaTTATGCCTGCAGCTTTGCCTAATGGTACATGAGCTGAAGGTCTGCTAACAAGATATttagttgtcctggtttcggctgggacagagttaactctcttcttagtagctggtacagtgctgtgttttggatttagtgtgagaatgatgttgataacaccctgatgttttagttgttgctaagtagcgcttatcttaagccaaagacttcagtttcccatgcgctgccagcaagcaggtgtgcaagaagctgggagggagcatagccaggacagctgacctgaactagccaaaggggtattccataccatggaatgtcatgcccagtatagaaactggggggagttggccgggaggtgcggatcgcagctcgggaactaactgggcattggtcagcgggtggtgagcaattgaattgtgcatcactgggttttttttctctctctcccccccccccccccccttgttatagtccttttcattactattattattataatatttcattattactattgttagtattatattttactttagttattaaactgttcttatctcaacccacgagttttacttttttttttccctttcctttcctcctcctcaccccactaggaggggggagggggaagcggctgcgtggtgcttagttgctggctggggttaaaccacgacattagTCTACAGTATGAATGAATTTCAGTAAATAAAGGTCTGTATTCTCCCTAATAAGGAAttagcagttttatttcaaaagcaccCTTTGAGATAAAGGGAATGTGTTATTTTCATTGAGACTGTTTTCTTAGGCTCGTCCATGATAGCCCTCTTTATTCTAGAGCATTTGCTATCTCACTTCTTCCAGAGCTAGccagctgctttctgttgttGGCCAAGGTTCTGTTTTGACAATCTGTACTACTTTGGTCGTGGATCAAAGAAGTTCAAGTATTGTATTATTATGCTTGCTTAGATTCTGCATGATTCCTTTAGTAGGTTCTGTAAATATGGTTAAGCAGTAAAATTTATATCAGTGAGATGACTgtgtaacattaaaaaaaaattcttacagcTCTTGCAGAAGAGTATAATAACtccagattttgaaaaaaaggaatgtgtCCCACCCTTCAGGGAATCGCTTCACCAGCTAAAGAAACAGCGCAGGGTAAGTGAAGAGCTGATAATGCCTCAAATAACAAAACAAGCTTTCATAGAAAGCCCCATACTGGGACTGTGTGCCTATAGAGGCCTCACTGGAAGTGGAGTGATGATCTGCAATTTAGTGTCTTCCTTGAGCCATCCTGTGAAAGTCATCCTTTTAGTCACCAGGACAGTGAAGTGAAAGATCATGTGCTCAGATGGTACAAATCTGTCATTAATACAGTGCTGATGACCTTCTTATTATAAGGGTCATAAAATACACtatttaaaggtacagagttATGTTCTAAATGCTTTATCCATCTTCTGGAGGGGAGAGTTCCCTGCTCTATCCTGTCCTAGTTGCTGAATGCAAATCTATTATTCTTGGTATTGCATCCTAGGCAGAGCGAGAGAAGACAACAGGTGACGGCTGGTTTGGTATGAAAGCGCCAGAAATCACAAGTGAACTGAAAAATGATCTTAAAGTTTTGAAGATGAGAGCTTCGTTGGACCCTAAGCATTTTTATAAGAAGAATGATAGAGATGGTCTACCCAAATATTTCCAGGTAAGGAAGCAGCAGAACGTGGCATTGTACTGCTGAAGTTTTGAACAGCTATTCTTATTCCCTGCCTATGTTGTAGGAAGCCTCTACGTTGATTTCATTTCATAGCTTAATTATTAAAGCATTTTGATTACTTGGCTGCAGTTTACAACTGCTTAACTCTATATTACTGCTGTGTAtatgctggggttttttaatttcagctgatCTCATAGTAGTGAACAAACATCTGACTTAATCTGTACTCTGAACCCTCAGGGGACTagattttcagtgcttttttaaagtattagcCTTTTTTAACAAGAGTGTAGAAAATAattggcatttattttcttacgAGCTAATACAATTTGAATGGAGACAGCTAGTGTTGTGATCAGCcagaatttctgctgctgtagctCTCAGCTTTGAAGTAGTttgcataaagaaaataattactgcaGAAACTATAGAAGTAGGCTTCCATCTGCTTACAGCTGTTTGAATAGTTAGATGCTTGaggaaattgttttcatttctcaaaatattaCCACTTCACTCTAAAGGGTGGGTCTTGTTGTATGTTTTGAAGTTTCTGGGCATAGAAAAACTTAGACGGAAGTGTTCCACATAATGAGATCTGCACAGGTCTGTTTTCACTACATGTACTCCATGTATCTCCACTACTAACTGGAATCATCAGAACTGGCTAACGTGCCAGTTGGAAAAAATGTGATGCATTCCAGGATGAAGCCCTTGTATTAGAGCTGGATTAACTGCTGTTTAGCCATCTAGCAAAACCACCACAATGACAGAGACAGGAAAGAGTTAAGATGGTTATAAGggtttcctttccctccttgggaaaatgtttaaaagttaaGAACTGGATTTCTTTTGTGAATACAAGCGTTGATGCAGCAGTCCAGTGTTGAAAACTTGAAAACGATACAGTCTTAAAGCTCAGGCCCTCCTCTGTGCACTAAACAAGACAAAAAGTGACTCTGCATACAAAACATTGCTTAATTCTTTTGATATTTTGCCCTCTTAAGATACCATTCTGATCTTCTCTGTAGGTGTCTCTACACTTGTCActgaggatttaaaaaagaaaaaaaagtcaaaataatcAACATCTTGCTGTACAGtaagaatgttttcatttctgttttctaggtTGGAACTGTGGTTGATTCTCCCATAGACTTTTACCATAGTCGAATCCCtaagaaacaaaggaagaga is a window of Gymnogyps californianus isolate 813 chromosome 8, ASM1813914v2, whole genome shotgun sequence DNA encoding:
- the DNTTIP2 gene encoding deoxynucleotidyltransferase terminal-interacting protein 2, with product MVATRRAAARRREQGARAEGGGGSPSGPEPADAAEMVSAEVRTPVSMRMTRRRTKSIRKPEVIQESQLEESEHGETKSDVSDSLEVQITRNENTTVHSAQSVAEPQADGDVSETESNCSAVSGLQTPLFVRVTRRRQIVVPYQPDSPDKKRHDKTAFLNKLSRILDEDDVSEAESCSSAVSGVQMPNVTRTPRSRQSKKKLQPDTVREAQSEDISDAESCCLSSHMEPSITTKRITRSMQMKSQAENTKQTEKGNRIVSEDENLIEDTVKSEPVVISDSRPAAELVSDTEDASSVTEDKKEPSSPKSKCSSKSANTTQSEDVKEEVLNDVTPSSLTKMKRNYTESPGKKAIKNTQSVGIDDSEEACGQIQEEHSKILVREGKLERMDLSLTDYMSPKQFLESQGQITANESKEIPECKRADAEADAQQSSTHANKLRKGEQASAVSSAQKDIAVAQRTDSVSRCRMLEIGVDSGEDQTGEYAESVSHSSERSSSGNDSVALFLSKDESDESENSDVADIDTVEENLCYREADERAPSLNKSLKNSSLHAEGLFVIDTEPGMSSSQKYYLDQVDQDSDAESKHEGSEKGEESSDLEEAEEELIDEDEKDEDDDLLKNKIDILHLSSSIDPGLNIKKLGGLYISFDAKNQKPRSSVIKQLKEKKKDQLLQKSIITPDFEKKECVPPFRESLHQLKKQRRAEREKTTGDGWFGMKAPEITSELKNDLKVLKMRASLDPKHFYKKNDRDGLPKYFQVGTVVDSPIDFYHSRIPKKQRKRTIVEELLADSEFRRYNKKKYQEIMSEKAAFAAGKRNRKKKKFHN